A window from Planococcus maritimus encodes these proteins:
- a CDS encoding LutB/LldF family L-lactate oxidation iron-sulfur protein, with amino-acid sequence MPMKIGEKAFFDRVDDALEDDFMRNAMASAQDRLRGKKLAATEGDEEIGDWEEWRSAGEEIRKHTLENLDYYLNQLSETFSKQGGHVYFAETADDATRYIQEVAKKKNAKKVTKAKSMVTEEIGLNEALEEVGCQVYETDLAEYILQIDDHDRPSHIVVPSLHKNKEQIRDTFRDKANYTGTEEPRELTAFARSQLREVFMEADIGVTGCNFAVADSGSISLVTNEGNANMVTTFPDTQITVMGMERLVPSWEELDVMTNLLSRSAVGQKITTYVTNLTPKVDEDSVDAPKEFHLVILDAGRSNALGTEFQSALHCIRCAACVNVCPVYRHIGGHAYGSIYQGPIGAVLSPILGGYEEYGELPFASSLCAACTEACPVKIPLHEHLITHRQNYVEKKGKKSEKMAMKAFGIGASTPSLFQLATKGMPAAMSPFVKDDSISAGPGPMKLWTSVREFPAPGKSNFRKWFENHKKGDDL; translated from the coding sequence ATGCCAATGAAAATCGGAGAAAAGGCTTTTTTTGATCGGGTAGACGATGCGCTTGAAGACGATTTTATGCGAAATGCCATGGCGTCTGCTCAAGACCGGCTACGTGGCAAAAAACTTGCCGCTACTGAAGGTGACGAAGAAATCGGCGATTGGGAAGAATGGCGGAGTGCGGGAGAAGAAATCCGCAAACATACGCTTGAGAATCTGGACTATTATTTAAATCAATTGAGTGAAACCTTTTCAAAACAAGGCGGGCACGTTTATTTCGCGGAAACAGCAGACGATGCGACCCGCTACATTCAGGAAGTGGCCAAAAAAAAGAACGCTAAAAAAGTGACGAAAGCGAAATCGATGGTGACAGAAGAAATAGGCCTAAACGAAGCCTTAGAAGAAGTCGGGTGCCAAGTGTACGAGACCGATTTGGCCGAATATATTTTACAAATTGATGACCATGATCGTCCGTCGCATATTGTAGTGCCTTCTCTGCATAAAAACAAAGAACAGATCCGCGACACCTTCAGGGATAAAGCCAATTATACCGGCACTGAAGAACCACGGGAATTGACGGCTTTCGCCCGTAGCCAACTGCGGGAAGTATTTATGGAAGCGGATATCGGTGTAACCGGCTGTAATTTTGCCGTAGCCGACTCGGGATCTATTTCGCTTGTAACCAATGAAGGCAATGCCAATATGGTAACCACTTTCCCGGATACGCAAATCACGGTTATGGGGATGGAAAGGTTAGTTCCGTCTTGGGAAGAACTAGACGTCATGACGAATCTCCTTAGCAGAAGTGCTGTCGGACAAAAGATTACAACATACGTAACGAATTTGACCCCTAAAGTAGATGAAGATAGCGTCGATGCGCCGAAAGAGTTTCATCTGGTCATTTTGGATGCAGGGCGATCGAATGCATTGGGCACCGAATTTCAATCTGCCCTGCATTGTATCCGCTGTGCGGCATGCGTCAATGTCTGCCCCGTCTATCGCCACATTGGTGGACATGCATACGGATCTATTTATCAAGGGCCGATTGGGGCTGTGTTGTCGCCGATTTTAGGCGGGTATGAAGAATACGGGGAGCTTCCTTTTGCCTCAAGCTTGTGTGCTGCCTGTACGGAAGCTTGCCCGGTTAAAATCCCGCTTCACGAACACTTGATCACGCATCGGCAGAACTATGTAGAGAAAAAAGGAAAGAAAAGCGAAAAAATGGCCATGAAAGCGTTCGGCATTGGCGCGAGTACCCCATCACTTTTCCAGCTTGCCACTAAAGGAATGCCAGCAGCCATGAGCCCATTCGTCAAAGACGACAGCATTTCCGCTGGCCCAGGACCGATGAAATTATGGACATCCGTGCGGGAGTTTCCGGCACCGGGAAAAAGCAACTTCAGAAAGTGGTTTGAGAATCATAAGAAAGGCGATGATCTGTAA
- a CDS encoding (Fe-S)-binding protein, whose amino-acid sequence MKVSLFITCLSEMFYQNVAKDVVEVLERLGCEVDFPKGQICCGQPAFNSGYKKDAQKAAKQMIASFEKAEYIVTPSGSCAAMFKEYPELFHDDENWRERAKSVADKTYEFSQFIVHVLKVEDVGAIYPGRATFHTSCHMTRLLGEKEAPSLLLKNVKGLEMLPLKNNYDCCGFGGTFAVKMAPISERMVDEKVRHVEESTADLLIAADNGCLMNIKGRINRKGKPIEVKHIAQILNSRVEGVT is encoded by the coding sequence ATGAAAGTATCCTTATTTATCACTTGCCTTTCAGAAATGTTTTATCAAAACGTGGCAAAAGATGTCGTGGAAGTGTTGGAACGTTTAGGATGTGAGGTCGATTTCCCGAAAGGACAAATCTGTTGTGGCCAGCCGGCTTTTAACAGCGGCTACAAAAAAGACGCCCAAAAAGCGGCCAAGCAAATGATAGCGAGTTTCGAAAAGGCGGAATACATCGTGACCCCTTCAGGTTCCTGTGCTGCAATGTTCAAAGAATACCCCGAACTGTTCCATGATGACGAGAACTGGAGAGAACGCGCAAAATCCGTAGCGGATAAAACGTACGAATTCTCTCAATTTATCGTTCATGTCTTAAAAGTCGAAGATGTAGGAGCCATTTATCCGGGGAGGGCCACTTTCCATACGTCCTGCCATATGACGCGCTTGCTTGGCGAAAAAGAAGCACCGTCTCTACTATTGAAGAACGTCAAAGGCCTTGAGATGCTGCCATTGAAAAACAATTATGATTGCTGTGGTTTTGGCGGAACGTTTGCTGTGAAAATGGCACCGATTTCCGAGCGGATGGTAGATGAGAAAGTGCGTCATGTAGAAGAATCGACAGCTGATCTCCTGATCGCCGCAGATAATGGCTGCTTGATGAACATTAAAGGCCGGATCAACCGGAAAGGTAAGCCAATCGAAGTAAAACACATAGCCCAAATACTGAATTCACGAGTTGAAGGGGTGACGTAA
- a CDS encoding HPr family phosphocarrier protein, with product MLKKTYKVVSETGIQARLAAQLVNLASEFEATISLTVGAKTVNLKSIMGVMSLAIAKGAVIDIVAEGLDEQDALQKIDQFIQINTVEQVVTGP from the coding sequence ATGTTGAAAAAAACGTATAAGGTCGTTTCGGAAACAGGGATACAAGCCCGTCTGGCAGCTCAATTGGTTAACCTTGCGAGTGAGTTTGAGGCGACGATTTCTTTAACGGTAGGAGCTAAAACGGTCAATTTGAAATCCATTATGGGTGTTATGTCGCTGGCAATAGCAAAAGGCGCAGTCATCGACATCGTCGCAGAAGGACTAGACGAACAAGATGCATTGCAAAAGATCGATCAATTCATCCAAATCAACACAGTCGAACAAGTGGTGACAGGGCCCTAA
- the rhaA gene encoding L-rhamnose isomerase → MTVKNQFEDAKKEYERWGINVEEVFDKLKNVPISVHCWQGDDVGGFETNKESLSGGIDVTGNYPGKATTPEELRQDIEKALSLIPGQHRVNLHAIYAETDGEVVERDQLEPKHFEKWVAWAKQHGLGLDFNPTLFSHKKSEDGLTLSHPDPQIRQFWIDHCIASRRIGEYFGRELGTPCLTNIWIPDGYKDVPSDRLTPRKRLKESLDEIFAAKVDEQLNIDAVESKLFGIGSEAFVVGSHEFYMNYASRNNKLCLLDTGHYHPTEMVSNKISAMLLFNEKLALHVSRPVRWDSDHVVTFDDELKEIALEIVRNNALDQVMIGLDFFDASINRVAAWTIGTRNMIKALLYGMLMPNEQLKELQEKGDFTRRLALIEEFKTYPFGAIWNYYCEVMDVPVKEQWLEDIEDYEKTVLTGRSEAIDSAV, encoded by the coding sequence ATGACGGTTAAAAATCAATTTGAAGATGCGAAAAAAGAATATGAACGCTGGGGCATCAATGTTGAAGAAGTGTTCGATAAGTTGAAAAATGTTCCAATTTCCGTTCATTGCTGGCAAGGGGATGACGTAGGAGGATTCGAAACAAACAAAGAAAGCTTATCCGGTGGAATTGACGTAACAGGCAATTATCCAGGAAAGGCGACCACTCCAGAAGAACTGCGCCAAGACATTGAAAAAGCTCTTTCGCTGATTCCTGGACAACACCGCGTCAATCTTCACGCTATTTATGCAGAGACCGACGGGGAAGTGGTGGAGCGGGATCAATTGGAACCGAAGCATTTTGAAAAATGGGTAGCCTGGGCGAAACAACATGGACTGGGGCTCGATTTTAACCCTACCTTATTCTCACATAAAAAATCTGAAGACGGATTGACTTTGTCTCATCCCGATCCGCAAATCCGACAGTTTTGGATTGACCACTGCATCGCCAGCAGAAGAATAGGGGAATACTTTGGGAGGGAATTAGGGACTCCTTGTTTGACGAATATCTGGATTCCAGATGGCTACAAGGATGTGCCAAGTGACCGGCTTACGCCAAGAAAGCGGTTAAAAGAGTCGCTCGATGAAATTTTTGCAGCAAAAGTAGATGAGCAATTGAATATCGATGCGGTGGAGAGCAAGTTGTTCGGCATTGGCTCCGAAGCATTCGTTGTAGGGTCACACGAATTTTACATGAACTACGCATCGAGGAACAACAAACTTTGCCTGCTTGATACCGGCCACTACCATCCAACAGAAATGGTATCCAACAAAATCTCAGCCATGCTTTTGTTCAATGAAAAGTTAGCCTTGCACGTATCACGGCCAGTACGCTGGGACAGTGATCATGTGGTGACATTTGACGATGAATTGAAGGAAATCGCGCTGGAAATCGTCCGCAATAATGCGTTGGATCAAGTCATGATCGGCTTGGACTTTTTTGATGCCAGCATCAATCGGGTCGCCGCTTGGACAATTGGCACACGCAACATGATCAAAGCGTTGTTATACGGCATGCTGATGCCAAATGAGCAGTTAAAAGAACTGCAGGAAAAGGGAGATTTCACTAGAAGGCTCGCTCTTATCGAAGAATTTAAAACGTATCCATTTGGCGCTATTTGGAACTATTACTGTGAAGTCATGGATGTCCCTGTTAAAGAGCAATGGCTAGAAGACATTGAGGACTATGAAAAAACGGTGTTGACTGGCCGGTCTGAAGCGATAGATAGTGCGGTGTAA
- the rhaB gene encoding rhamnulokinase codes for MEKYCLSVDIGASSGRLVAGNMEAKRLNLHEVHRFENKLIEKNGHFCWDIESLFNEIKAGIHKCKEMDIVPTSIGIDTWAVDFVLLDEDDQLLTDAVAYRDPRTDGIMEEVTEIFMKERLYLETGIQFQKFNTIYQLYALKKQNPEVLKQAKTFLMIPDYLHFLLTGEKANEYTNATTTQLINAFTKNWDKEIMDTLGLDVEMFQAVHMPKTVLGPLKEEQAAEFGFNMAVILPATHDTGSAVLAVPQPEDTVYISSGTWSLIGVENDFPICVTKALDYNFTNEGGMDGQFRFLKNIMGLWMIQEVKRNYGDRYSFAELVELSKAANGTGPVVNVDDPRFLKPEHMVHEIQAYCRETGQQVPEQPGEIAKCVFESLAVSYQKAICEIEDIFEKKFSTINVIGGGSQNELLNQLIAEKTKKEVFAGPVEATAIGNLVAQLIAVGEIADLKTARSIVKESFEVKKFVHAIAEKERS; via the coding sequence ATGGAAAAGTATTGTTTATCCGTTGATATTGGCGCTTCAAGCGGCAGGCTCGTGGCAGGGAATATGGAAGCTAAACGGCTTAATTTGCATGAAGTCCATCGGTTCGAAAACAAACTAATCGAAAAAAACGGCCATTTTTGCTGGGATATAGAATCCTTGTTCAATGAGATCAAAGCAGGAATCCATAAATGCAAAGAAATGGATATCGTCCCTACAAGCATTGGCATCGATACGTGGGCAGTGGACTTTGTCTTGCTCGATGAAGACGATCAACTGCTGACGGATGCCGTCGCTTATCGGGATCCTCGAACAGATGGCATCATGGAGGAAGTCACGGAAATCTTCATGAAAGAACGGTTATATCTGGAGACAGGCATCCAGTTTCAGAAATTCAACACCATATATCAACTGTACGCATTAAAAAAGCAAAATCCTGAAGTATTGAAGCAAGCAAAAACCTTCCTGATGATTCCGGATTACCTGCATTTTCTACTGACAGGTGAAAAAGCGAATGAATACACAAATGCCACCACTACTCAATTGATCAATGCGTTCACGAAGAATTGGGACAAAGAAATCATGGATACCTTGGGTTTGGACGTCGAGATGTTCCAAGCGGTTCACATGCCGAAAACGGTTCTTGGGCCCTTAAAAGAAGAACAAGCAGCAGAGTTCGGATTTAATATGGCCGTGATCTTGCCCGCTACCCATGACACAGGCTCAGCAGTACTGGCAGTTCCGCAGCCTGAAGACACCGTTTATATCAGCTCAGGAACCTGGTCATTAATTGGGGTAGAAAATGATTTTCCGATTTGTGTGACGAAAGCACTGGATTATAATTTTACGAACGAAGGCGGAATGGATGGTCAATTCCGCTTTTTGAAAAACATCATGGGACTTTGGATGATTCAGGAAGTGAAACGCAATTATGGGGACCGTTATTCTTTTGCGGAACTGGTCGAGTTGTCAAAAGCTGCAAATGGGACGGGGCCCGTCGTAAACGTGGATGATCCGCGTTTTTTGAAACCTGAACATATGGTGCACGAAATACAAGCTTATTGCCGGGAAACCGGACAGCAAGTGCCGGAACAACCAGGTGAAATTGCCAAATGTGTATTTGAAAGTCTGGCCGTCAGTTACCAAAAAGCCATTTGCGAAATAGAAGATATCTTCGAAAAAAAGTTCAGCACGATAAATGTAATCGGCGGCGGCTCACAAAATGAGTTATTGAACCAACTGATTGCAGAAAAGACGAAAAAAGAAGTGTTTGCCGGACCGGTTGAAGCTACCGCTATAGGAAATCTGGTGGCGCAATTGATTGCGGTGGGAGAAATCGCGGACCTCAAAACCGCAAGAAGCATAGTTAAAGAGTCATTTGAGGTAAAGAAATTCGTTCACGCGATCGCAGAAAAGGAACGTTCATAA
- a CDS encoding bifunctional aldolase/short-chain dehydrogenase, with protein MVKNLWSAEAANNLTTGLDELVYRSNLIGSDRAVCNWGGGNTSIKTVEKDFRGRDIEVMWVKGSGSDLATMEAKNFTGLKLEDIRPLIDREEMPDAEMVDYLSQCMIDSKHPRASIETLLHAFLPFKHVDHTHPDAIISLCCADNGKELAKEIFGDRFVWVPYVRPGFTLSKMIAEGVQNNPSADLVLMEKHGLVVWGETAKESYDKTISVINEAENYINGRLQEDAIFGGKQYDALAEEDRLKILAKLMPVIRGAVSDEKKMLLTHDTAADILEFVNSRDAAELSQVGAACPDHLVHTKMKPLYVDWDPSTKDADQLIETVKKGIADFKKDYEAYFERNKNEGDVMFEPAPRVILIPGIGMVNSGKNTAMANVSGALYHRAVSVMKGSTTLGKFVSLNEAESYNIEYWPLELYKLSLAPAEAEFSRKVAFVTGGAGGIGSETCRQFVADGAHVVLADLNLEGAEKVAAEINEQYGEQRALAVKMDVTSEEQVQEAFRQTALAFGGVDVIVNNAGLATSSPFGETSVKEWDLNMNVLGKGYFLVAREAFNQMKEQSIGGSMVFIGSKNSVYAGKNASAYSSVKALEAHLARCIAAEGGEFGIRVNSVLPDAVLQGSAIWGSKWKEERAAAYGIEPDQLDEHYRKRTTLLVNIYPKDIAESILFLASSKAEKTTGCMITVDGGVPAAFTR; from the coding sequence ATGGTAAAGAACTTATGGAGTGCAGAGGCCGCAAACAACTTAACTACAGGACTCGACGAGCTGGTTTACCGTTCTAATTTAATCGGATCAGATCGGGCAGTCTGCAATTGGGGAGGAGGCAATACCTCAATAAAAACAGTGGAAAAAGATTTTCGTGGCCGTGATATTGAAGTGATGTGGGTAAAAGGCAGCGGATCTGACCTTGCTACTATGGAAGCGAAAAATTTCACCGGACTGAAGCTTGAAGACATTCGGCCATTAATCGATCGTGAGGAGATGCCAGACGCAGAAATGGTGGACTATTTGTCACAATGCATGATCGATAGCAAGCACCCGCGCGCTTCAATTGAGACCTTATTGCATGCATTTCTGCCATTCAAACACGTAGACCACACGCATCCGGATGCCATTATCAGCCTATGCTGTGCAGATAATGGGAAAGAACTGGCCAAGGAGATTTTCGGCGACCGTTTTGTATGGGTGCCCTATGTCCGCCCAGGATTTACCCTTTCCAAAATGATTGCAGAAGGTGTTCAAAACAATCCAAGCGCCGATCTGGTACTGATGGAAAAACACGGTTTGGTTGTGTGGGGGGAAACTGCAAAAGAAAGTTACGATAAAACCATTTCCGTGATCAATGAAGCGGAAAACTATATCAATGGACGCCTTCAGGAAGACGCTATTTTCGGAGGAAAACAATACGATGCTTTAGCAGAAGAGGACCGGTTGAAGATCTTGGCTAAACTAATGCCAGTGATTCGCGGAGCGGTCAGTGACGAAAAGAAAATGCTGTTAACGCATGACACCGCCGCCGACATCTTGGAGTTTGTAAACAGCCGTGATGCTGCTGAATTGTCCCAAGTGGGCGCAGCTTGTCCGGATCATCTGGTGCATACAAAGATGAAACCGCTCTATGTAGACTGGGATCCTTCCACAAAAGATGCCGATCAATTGATCGAGACCGTTAAAAAGGGAATTGCCGACTTTAAGAAAGACTACGAAGCGTATTTTGAACGCAATAAAAATGAAGGGGATGTCATGTTTGAGCCGGCTCCACGCGTGATCTTAATCCCTGGAATCGGGATGGTAAACTCGGGCAAAAATACAGCAATGGCGAATGTCAGCGGCGCGCTTTATCACCGGGCGGTTTCAGTTATGAAAGGCTCAACGACGCTCGGGAAATTCGTTTCTTTGAATGAGGCGGAATCCTATAACATTGAATACTGGCCACTGGAGCTGTACAAACTGTCACTTGCCCCGGCAGAGGCTGAATTTTCTCGGAAAGTGGCGTTTGTCACAGGTGGCGCAGGCGGGATTGGCAGTGAAACTTGCCGGCAATTCGTTGCCGACGGCGCCCATGTTGTGTTGGCCGACTTGAACCTAGAAGGTGCCGAAAAAGTGGCTGCTGAAATCAACGAACAATACGGCGAGCAACGCGCGCTTGCTGTGAAAATGGACGTGACAAGCGAAGAACAGGTACAGGAAGCTTTCCGTCAGACGGCTCTGGCATTCGGTGGAGTCGACGTTATCGTCAACAATGCAGGGCTTGCCACTTCGAGTCCTTTTGGTGAAACGTCTGTAAAAGAATGGGACTTGAATATGAATGTTCTTGGCAAAGGGTATTTCTTGGTAGCCCGTGAAGCCTTTAACCAAATGAAAGAGCAATCCATCGGTGGCAGCATGGTCTTTATCGGTTCCAAAAACTCTGTCTATGCAGGCAAAAATGCCTCCGCCTACAGCTCGGTGAAAGCACTCGAAGCTCATTTGGCAAGGTGCATTGCTGCTGAAGGTGGAGAATTCGGAATACGCGTGAATTCCGTTTTACCGGATGCAGTATTGCAGGGCTCTGCAATTTGGGGGTCGAAATGGAAAGAGGAACGGGCGGCTGCCTATGGAATCGAACCCGATCAGCTCGATGAACATTACCGCAAACGCACAACCTTACTGGTGAACATTTATCCGAAAGACATTGCGGAATCTATTTTGTTCCTGGCATCCTCGAAAGCAGAAAAAACAACGGGCTGCATGATTACTGTAGATGGCGGTGTGCCAGCTGCATTCACCCGGTAA
- a CDS encoding L-rhamnose mutarotase: MEKSNKYAWTWTVKDEALEEYVKLHEDPWDEVMTEHSKAGISNYSIFQNGTQFFYCFECSDVESAFAYIAESDVCKKWNAITSEMVQGSFDFQDQEPIQPLKEVFYLK, encoded by the coding sequence ATGGAAAAAAGTAATAAATATGCTTGGACGTGGACGGTGAAAGATGAAGCTTTGGAAGAGTATGTGAAACTGCATGAAGACCCGTGGGATGAAGTGATGACGGAGCATTCGAAAGCGGGAATCAGCAATTATTCGATTTTCCAGAACGGAACCCAGTTTTTTTATTGTTTCGAATGCAGCGATGTTGAATCGGCATTTGCATACATCGCGGAAAGCGATGTGTGCAAGAAGTGGAATGCCATTACATCCGAGATGGTTCAAGGATCTTTTGATTTTCAAGACCAAGAGCCCATCCAACCATTGAAAGAAGTGTTCTATTTAAAGTGA